The stretch of DNA CCTGTCCGAACTCGACGGCGTGGAACTGGTCGCCGTCGTCGACCCGATGGGCGACAAGTTCGGCGTCTCGCGGGGCGTGCCGGTCCTGGAGTCCGTCGAGCAGCTCGTCGCGCTGGGCGTCGACTACACCGTGGTGGCCTGCCCGACCGCGCTCCACGAGGAGGTCGGCCTGCAGCTCGCCGAGGCCGGGGTGCACGCGCTGGTCGAGAAGCCGGTGGCCGACACCGTCGAGGGCGCGCGGCGCCTGGTCGAGGCGTTCGAGGCCCGCGGCCTGGTGGCCGGCGTCGGCCACATCGAGCGCTACAACCCGGCGCTGCAGAGCCTGCGGGCCCGCCTGGAGGCGGGTGAGCTGGGCGAGGTGTTCCAGGTCGTGACCCGCCGGCAGGGGCCGTTCCCGCACCGCATAGCCGACGTGGGCGTGGTCAAGGACCTGGCGACCCACGACATCGACCTGACCGCCTGGGTCACCGGCAAGCCCTACGTGTCGGTCTCCGCGCACACCGTCTCCAAGAGCGGCCGCCCGCACGAGGACATGGTCGCCGCCGTCGGGCAGCTGGCCGACGGCACCATGGTCAACCACCTCGTCAACTGGCTGAGTCCGCTCAAGGAACGGTTCACCTCGGTCACCGGCGAGCGCGGCTGCTTCATCGCCGACACCCTCACCGCGGACCTGACCTTCCACTCCAACGCGGCCGTCGCGACCGAGTGGGAGGCCCTGCAGGCGTTCCGTGGCGTCGCCGAGGGCGACATGATCCGCTACGCGATCCCCAAGCGGGAGCCGCTCCTCGTCGAGCACGAGTTCTTCCGGGACGCCGTGCTCGGCCGCTCGCACGAGATCTCGACGCTCCGCCAGGGCCTGCGGACGGTCGAGGTGGCCGCCGCGGTGCTCGAATCCGCCGCCACCGGTGACACCGTGCGGCTGGACACGGCCGACGACGCCGTGCCGTCCGGGGCCTGACGCTCGGCCCATCGCTTCCCGCCGGGTCCCGTGTCCCGGTCCCGCAGACCGCCCCGAGAAAGAGGCACCCCGTCCATGAACATCTGCGTAGTCGCCCTCGGGAAGATCGGCCTGCCGCTCGCCGTGCAGTTCGCCTCCAAGGGCCACCGGGTGATCGGCGCCGACGTCAACGAGAAGGTCGTCGACCTGGTCAACGCCGGTACCGAGCCCTTCCCCGGCGAGCACGACCTCGACGTCCGGCTCAAGCGGGCCGTCGACGACGGGCTGCTGTCCGCCACCACCGACACCGCCGACGCGGTGGCCCGGTCCGAGGCCGTCGTCGTGGTCGTGCCGCTGTTCGTGGACGCCGAGGGCGTGCCGGACTTCGGCTGGATGGACGCGGCGACCAAGGCCATCGCACAGGGGCTGAAGCCGGGCACCCTGGTGTCGTACGAGACCACGCTCCCCGTCGGCACGACCCGCGACCGCTGGGCGCCGATGCTCGCCGAGGGCTCGGGGCTGACCGCGGGCGAGGACTTCCACCTGGTGTTCTCCCCGGAACGGGTCCTCACCGGCCGGGTCTTCGCCGACCTGCGGCGCTACCCGAAGCTGGTCGGCGGCATCGACGAGGCGTCGACCCGGCGCGGCGTGGACTTCTACCAGCAGGTCCTCGACTTCGACGAGCGCGACGACCTGCCGCGGCCCAACGGCGTGTGGGACCTGGGCACCTCGGAGGCGTCCGAGATGGCCAAGCTCGCCGAGACCACCTACCGGGACGTCAACATCGGCCTGGCCAACCAGTTCGCGCGCTTCGCCGACACCGCGGGCATCGACGTCAAGAAGGTCATCGAGGCCTGCAACAGCCAGCCTTACAGCCACATCCACCAGCCGGGCATCGCCGTCGGCGGCCACTGCATCCCGATCTACCCGCGGATGTACCTGTGGAACGACCCGCAGGCCACCGTGGTGCGCGCCGCCCGCGAGGCCAACGCGGCCATGCCGGCGTACGCCGTCGACCTCCTCGCGGCCGCCTACGGCGATCTGACCGGCGTGAACGTCCTCGTGCTGGGCGCCGCCTACCGGGGCGGTGTCAAGGAGACCGCGTTCTCGGGCGTCTACGGCACGGTGGAGGCGCTGCGCGAGCGCGGCGCGGTGCCCTGCGTCTCCGACCCGATGTACACCGCCGAGGAGCTGACCGCGTACGGCCTGCCCCCGCACGAGGGCCAGACCGTGACCGCCGCCATCCTCCAGGCCGACCACGCCGAGTACCGCGAGCTGTCGGCAACCGACCTGCCGGACGTACGCGTCCTGGTCGACGGCCGCCGCACCACCGACCCGGCCCGCTGGGAGGGCGTGCGCCGGGTGGTCATCGGCGGCTGACCAGCAAGCGGCTCGGTCGCCCGCCCAACGGCCCACTCATCCAGCTGAGGAAGCTCTCTTGTCAACCGCTGAACCAAGACCCGAGGCGGGCGACCGCCCGCACCTGCTGTACTTCGCGATCGGTTTCCCGCCCGCGGCCAAGAGCTGCGTTTTCCGCATGCGGGAGACCGCCAACCAGTTCGTGTCGCTGGGGTGGCGGGTCACCGTCGTCACCATTGAGGACGAAGGCTGGCTGGGTGACTGCGGCATCGACCCGACCCTCTCCGCGTCCGTCGACCCCCGGATCGACATCGTGAAGCTGCCGCTGTCCCGGGACGACCTGGAGACCGACCTGCGCCGGTTCTCGCGGGAACGGGCCATCGACCCGAAGCTGTGGCACAGGACCATGCGCGAGCGGGCGTCCGAGGTCTTCCCCGACCCAGTCTTCGGCGGCTGGCGGTACGACCTGGAGGAGGCCGCGCTGCGCATCCACCGGGAGAACCCCGTGACGCTCTCCCTGGCCAGCTGCGTCCCGTACGTCCAACTGGCCCCCGTGCGACGCCTGTACGAGGACTGCGGCGTGCCCTACGCCGTGGACTTCCGCGACGGCTGGTCCATCGACGTGGTGGACGACGTCGAGGCGTTCCCCAGGGATTCCGAGGCGGCGAAGTGGGAAGAGCGGGCCATCGCCGACGCGGTGTCCTTCTGGTGCGTCAACGACCCCATCGCGGAGCATTACCGCAACCGCTACCCCGAACACCGCTCACGCGTCCACGTCGTCCGCAACGGCTACGACGCCGACAGCGTGGACCTGCCGGCCCGGCAGCGGTCCGCCGACGAGCCGCTCGTCTTCGGCCACCTGGGAACAGTCAGCTTCTCGGTCCGGCTGCTGGAGAAGGTCCTTGAGGCCTGGAACGCCGCGCGCGCCCGCGATCCGCTCGTCGCCTCGGCCACGCTGGAGGTACGCGGACACATCGGTTACGGAGCCAACCGCGGCGCCAACCAGCACATGGAGCTGCTGCGCGGGGCCGCCGACGACGGAGTCGTGGTCGGCGGCCCCGTGCCCAAGGCGGAGGTGTCCCAGGTCTACGGCGGCTGGGACGCACTGCTGCTCGTCATCCTGGGCGGCCGGCACATGACCTCCGGCAAGGTCTACGAGTACATGAGCACCGGCCTTCCGATCGTGTCCATGCACGAACGGGAGCACGACGCGTCCCACCTCCTGGACGGTCACCCCCTGTGGACCGGTGCGCACGGTCTCGACGTCGAGAAGCTGACGGATTCGTTCTGCCGCGCCGCCCACCTGGCGGTCTCGGCCACCGACGAGCAGCGCCGGGCGGCACGCGCGCACGGTGCGGCCTATGAGCGCGGGACGCTCATGCGGCCCGCGGTGCGGGCCCTGACCGAACTGGTCACGGGAGCGGTCCCCGAGATCAAGGAGAAGGTGGAATCGTGATGGACGTGCTCGTCGTGGTCGGGCGCACGCCCAACATCGACATCCTCTCCGCGTTCGTCGCCGAACTGAAGGAACTCGACGCGCGCGTTCATCTCGTCGGCACCTTCTCCGAGCCCGCCATCGACCCCGAGTGGGGACTCGGGACCGTGCGGCGGGTGGCGACGGACGGTGCCAACCTGGACTGGCGTGCCCGGGCCCGTGCCGTGGAAATGCACCCGCACGAACGCTTCTGGGCCTACGTCGGCGCGGACCAGGAGGTGCTGCGTCTGACGAAGGCCGCCGACGTGATCGTCGCAGTCGACACCAAGGCCTACTACAGCGCCTGGGAGCTGGCCCGGCTCAACCCGCGGGCACACGCGTGTGCGGGCCTGGCCGCGGCGCAGCGCAAGGCCCAGGCGGTGCGGGACGGGGTTGCGCGGCCGCCGAGCGCCGAGCAGACGGGCGAGGGGGACAGCGGGCAGGAGGAGCGCACCTCGGACATCGCCCTGCTCCTGGGCAACGAGAAGCTGCTGGGAAACAAGGCCGGTGCGGTTCTCGCCCGGCGTGTACCGCTCCTTCCGATGCGGGAGAAGACCCGCGTCGACATGACCCGCAACCTGGTGACCGGTCTGTTCGCCGCCAAGCGCAACCAGGCCGCGCTCGCGACCGCGAGTTCGGTGGCGGGGAGGCTTCGCGACACCGAGGCGCGTTCCGAGGTCCTGCGCAACGCGACCCGGCGTGCGCTGGCGCAGGGATCCACGCCGGACACCCTGCTGGCCTCGGCCGAGGCCGACCTCGCCCACGCCGACCGCCTGTTCGCGGAGCAGGACGCGGCCGGCGCCGCGGAGTTCGTCAACCACGGCCTGCAGACGGCCTTCCACCGCGTCGCCCACATCGACCAGCGGATGAGCCCGCTGCCGAAGCGGGCGGAGGAGTTCGCCCGTCTGACCGCGGCGTCGACGGCAGCGTCCGCTGTGGCTGGGGGGCGCGGCCGGGCGCATCCGGTGGCGGAGCCGGAGCCGGGCAGGCCGCGGCGCCTGCTGGTCGTGACGGACGGCAACGACAACTTCCTCGGACTGATCAGGAACCACTACGAGTCGAATCCCGACGTCGAGCTCAGGTTCCTCGACATCACCGACTATCCCGGCATCAAGCGGCTCGCCGGCAACCGTCGGCGTCTCCTGGACTACCGCCTCGGCGGCGATCCGATGTACGGCTTCACCGCCGAGCAGCATCTGCGCCCCTACCTCGACTGGGCCGACACGGTGTTCATCGACTGGTGCGCCGCCGCCGCGGCGCTGTTCACCAGCGTGGACCCGGGCACC from Streptomyces sp. 6-11-2 encodes:
- a CDS encoding Gfo/Idh/MocA family protein, translated to MSEAKLRAGLVGLGSMGRHHCRILSELDGVELVAVVDPMGDKFGVSRGVPVLESVEQLVALGVDYTVVACPTALHEEVGLQLAEAGVHALVEKPVADTVEGARRLVEAFEARGLVAGVGHIERYNPALQSLRARLEAGELGEVFQVVTRRQGPFPHRIADVGVVKDLATHDIDLTAWVTGKPYVSVSAHTVSKSGRPHEDMVAAVGQLADGTMVNHLVNWLSPLKERFTSVTGERGCFIADTLTADLTFHSNAAVATEWEALQAFRGVAEGDMIRYAIPKREPLLVEHEFFRDAVLGRSHEISTLRQGLRTVEVAAAVLESAATGDTVRLDTADDAVPSGA
- a CDS encoding nucleotide sugar dehydrogenase, whose product is MNICVVALGKIGLPLAVQFASKGHRVIGADVNEKVVDLVNAGTEPFPGEHDLDVRLKRAVDDGLLSATTDTADAVARSEAVVVVVPLFVDAEGVPDFGWMDAATKAIAQGLKPGTLVSYETTLPVGTTRDRWAPMLAEGSGLTAGEDFHLVFSPERVLTGRVFADLRRYPKLVGGIDEASTRRGVDFYQQVLDFDERDDLPRPNGVWDLGTSEASEMAKLAETTYRDVNIGLANQFARFADTAGIDVKKVIEACNSQPYSHIHQPGIAVGGHCIPIYPRMYLWNDPQATVVRAAREANAAMPAYAVDLLAAAYGDLTGVNVLVLGAAYRGGVKETAFSGVYGTVEALRERGAVPCVSDPMYTAEELTAYGLPPHEGQTVTAAILQADHAEYRELSATDLPDVRVLVDGRRTTDPARWEGVRRVVIGG
- a CDS encoding glycosyltransferase family 4 protein, yielding MSTAEPRPEAGDRPHLLYFAIGFPPAAKSCVFRMRETANQFVSLGWRVTVVTIEDEGWLGDCGIDPTLSASVDPRIDIVKLPLSRDDLETDLRRFSRERAIDPKLWHRTMRERASEVFPDPVFGGWRYDLEEAALRIHRENPVTLSLASCVPYVQLAPVRRLYEDCGVPYAVDFRDGWSIDVVDDVEAFPRDSEAAKWEERAIADAVSFWCVNDPIAEHYRNRYPEHRSRVHVVRNGYDADSVDLPARQRSADEPLVFGHLGTVSFSVRLLEKVLEAWNAARARDPLVASATLEVRGHIGYGANRGANQHMELLRGAADDGVVVGGPVPKAEVSQVYGGWDALLLVILGGRHMTSGKVYEYMSTGLPIVSMHEREHDASHLLDGHPLWTGAHGLDVEKLTDSFCRAAHLAVSATDEQRRAARAHGAAYERGTLMRPAVRALTELVTGAVPEIKEKVES
- a CDS encoding glycosyltransferase family 1 protein, yielding MDVLVVVGRTPNIDILSAFVAELKELDARVHLVGTFSEPAIDPEWGLGTVRRVATDGANLDWRARARAVEMHPHERFWAYVGADQEVLRLTKAADVIVAVDTKAYYSAWELARLNPRAHACAGLAAAQRKAQAVRDGVARPPSAEQTGEGDSGQEERTSDIALLLGNEKLLGNKAGAVLARRVPLLPMREKTRVDMTRNLVTGLFAAKRNQAALATASSVAGRLRDTEARSEVLRNATRRALAQGSTPDTLLASAEADLAHADRLFAEQDAAGAAEFVNHGLQTAFHRVAHIDQRMSPLPKRAEEFARLTAASTAASAVAGGRGRAHPVAEPEPGRPRRLLVVTDGNDNFLGLIRNHYESNPDVELRFLDITDYPGIKRLAGNRRRLLDYRLGGDPMYGFTAEQHLRPYLDWADTVFIDWCAAAAALFTSVDPGTARVVVRLHSYEAFSHWPRLTDFSRVDDLVFVADHIRDLALRSVPALTGPQAPRTHIVDNGMDLAGFALPKNPDARFTVGMVGIGQVAKDPLWALRVIRELRRCDERYRLVMIGGDMNTKASQAAAAYQRSFQRKVAPLVKEGAVERRGATTDVPGNLRDVGVILSSSVREGCHVGVMEGAASGAVPVVRDWPFFAGQKHGASTLYPAEWVVATPEAAADRILAVTADEETWAGHGRESEKYALASWDWPVVRGEFDRLFGIG